Proteins from a single region of Clostridia bacterium:
- a CDS encoding glycoside hydrolase family 16 protein: MSNWKLVFEDDFNEPKLNEKVWHKDTGLIRNREPQYYTKEDRNCFIEDGCLVIQTLREEYEGAPYTSAEVTTEFSHAWTYGRFEMRAKLPRSRSVWPAFWTLGTNIHEVNWPLCGEIDIMEKLGGTELRERQTIATLHWLSAETGEHRESGGTSNGVYTYDRELSEDFHVYAVEWTKEKFVWYFDDTVIYECDITPDMQGSFDKPHYILLNTALENWDENTCPNEETDLPQRYVIDYVRVYQEA; encoded by the coding sequence ATGAGCAACTGGAAGCTCGTCTTCGAGGACGATTTCAACGAGCCGAAGCTCAACGAAAAGGTCTGGCACAAGGATACCGGCCTTATCCGCAACAGAGAGCCGCAGTATTATACCAAAGAGGACAGAAACTGCTTCATCGAAGACGGCTGCCTCGTCATTCAGACGCTCCGCGAGGAATACGAGGGCGCGCCGTACACCTCCGCCGAGGTGACGACGGAGTTCTCCCACGCATGGACCTACGGCCGCTTCGAAATGCGCGCAAAGCTCCCCCGCAGCCGCAGCGTATGGCCGGCGTTCTGGACGCTCGGCACGAATATCCACGAGGTCAACTGGCCGCTCTGCGGCGAGATCGACATTATGGAAAAGCTCGGCGGCACCGAGCTCCGCGAAAGGCAGACGATCGCCACGCTCCACTGGCTTTCCGCCGAGACCGGCGAGCACCGCGAAAGCGGCGGCACCTCCAACGGCGTTTATACCTATGACAGAGAGCTCAGCGAAGACTTCCACGTATACGCGGTCGAATGGACGAAGGAGAAGTTCGTATGGTACTTCGACGACACCGTGATTTACGAATGCGATATAACCCCCGACATGCAGGGCTCCTTCGACAAGCCGCACTACATCCTGCTGAACACTGCGCTCGAGAACTGGGACGAGAACACCTGCCCCAACGAAGAGACCGACCTGCCGCAGAGATACGTTATAGACTACGTCCGCGTTTATCAGGAGGCGTGA
- a CDS encoding flavin reductase, with protein sequence MKKITDDIIYVGVNDRKIDLFEGQYAVPQGMAYNSYVILDEKTAVMDTVDKNFTHEWLDNLAEALAGRKPDYLVVQHMEPDHSANIANFMKNYPDAVIVSSAKAFNMMNNFFGADFADRRVVVGEGDTLPLGKHTLNFITAPMVHWPEVIMTYDSADKVLFSADGFGKFGALDADEEWAHEARRYYFGIVGKYGAQVQAVLKKAAALDVRVICPLHGPMLTENLGYYLGLYDVWSSYGVESDGIVVAYTSVYGHTKQAVELLVEKLKAKGCPKVAVHDLARGDMAEAVEDAFRYGRIVLATTTYNADIFPFMKEFIHHLTERSFRNRTVALIENGSWAPLAAKTMRAMLEGCKDISFTETTVHITSALNETSKEQIESLAQELCRDYLAQRDETANKNDLTALFKIGYGLYVVTSNDGKKDNGLIVNTVTQVTNTPNRVAVTINKENYSHHIIKQTGIMNVNCLSVEAPFKVFEDFGFRSGRNVDKFADCEPLRSDNGLAFLPKYINSFMSLKVEQYVDLGTHGMFICSITEARVISDRETMTYTYYQEKVKPKPQTEGKKGFVCKICGYVYEGDELPDDFVCPLCKHGAADFEPIA encoded by the coding sequence ATGAAAAAGATCACCGACGATATAATCTACGTGGGCGTAAACGACCGCAAGATCGACCTCTTTGAGGGGCAGTACGCCGTGCCGCAGGGTATGGCGTACAACTCCTACGTCATCCTCGACGAAAAGACCGCCGTTATGGACACGGTCGACAAAAATTTCACTCACGAATGGCTCGATAACCTCGCCGAGGCGCTCGCCGGCCGCAAGCCCGACTACCTCGTCGTTCAGCATATGGAGCCGGACCATTCCGCGAATATCGCGAACTTTATGAAGAACTATCCCGATGCGGTCATAGTTTCCTCCGCCAAAGCGTTCAATATGATGAATAACTTTTTCGGCGCCGACTTCGCGGACCGCCGCGTAGTAGTCGGAGAAGGCGACACGCTCCCGCTCGGAAAGCACACGCTGAACTTCATAACCGCGCCGATGGTCCACTGGCCGGAGGTCATCATGACCTACGACAGCGCGGACAAAGTCCTTTTCTCAGCCGACGGCTTCGGCAAGTTCGGCGCGCTGGACGCGGACGAGGAGTGGGCGCACGAGGCGAGGCGCTACTACTTCGGCATCGTCGGCAAGTACGGCGCGCAGGTGCAGGCGGTGCTGAAAAAGGCCGCCGCGCTTGACGTCCGCGTCATCTGCCCGCTTCACGGCCCGATGCTGACCGAAAACCTCGGCTACTATCTCGGCCTCTACGACGTCTGGTCGTCCTACGGCGTGGAGAGTGACGGCATCGTCGTCGCCTACACCTCCGTCTACGGACACACGAAGCAGGCGGTGGAGCTTCTCGTAGAGAAGCTGAAGGCGAAGGGCTGCCCGAAGGTCGCCGTCCACGACCTCGCGCGCGGCGATATGGCGGAAGCGGTCGAAGACGCCTTCCGCTACGGCCGCATCGTCCTCGCGACGACCACCTACAACGCCGATATATTCCCGTTTATGAAGGAGTTTATCCACCACCTGACCGAGCGCAGCTTCCGCAACAGAACGGTCGCGCTTATCGAAAACGGCAGCTGGGCGCCGCTCGCCGCGAAGACGATGCGCGCGATGCTCGAGGGCTGCAAGGATATCTCCTTCACCGAAACGACCGTACACATCACCTCCGCGCTGAACGAAACGAGCAAGGAACAGATTGAATCGCTCGCGCAGGAGCTCTGCCGCGACTACCTCGCGCAGCGCGACGAGACCGCGAACAAGAACGACCTTACCGCGCTCTTCAAGATCGGCTACGGGCTCTACGTCGTGACCTCCAACGACGGCAAAAAGGATAACGGCCTCATCGTCAACACCGTCACGCAGGTCACCAACACCCCCAACCGCGTCGCCGTGACGATCAACAAAGAGAACTATTCCCACCACATAATCAAGCAGACCGGTATTATGAACGTCAACTGCCTCTCGGTCGAGGCGCCGTTCAAGGTCTTCGAGGACTTCGGCTTCCGCAGCGGCAGAAACGTCGACAAGTTCGCGGACTGCGAGCCGCTCCGCTCGGATAACGGGCTCGCCTTCCTGCCGAAGTACATCAACTCCTTTATGTCACTTAAAGTCGAGCAGTACGTCGACCTCGGCACTCACGGGATGTTCATCTGCTCGATAACCGAGGCGCGCGTCATATCCGACAGGGAAACCATGACCTACACCTACTATCAGGAAAAGGTCAAGCCGAAGCCGCAGACGGAGGGCAAAAAGGGCTTCGTCTGCAAGATATGCGGCTACGTTTACGAAGGCGACGAGCTGCCGGACGATTTCGTCTGCCCGCTGTGTAAGCACGGCGCCGCCGACTTTGAACCGATAGCGTAA
- a CDS encoding ACT domain-containing protein: MRAVLTVVGKDAVGILARVAGECAKYGVNISEVSQTVLQDMFCMIMLCDISGLTVDFGEFADKMKVVGDETGMAVQVMHSDIFDSMHRI, from the coding sequence ATGAGAGCTGTTTTAACGGTAGTGGGCAAGGACGCCGTCGGCATCCTCGCGCGCGTCGCGGGCGAATGCGCGAAGTACGGCGTGAACATCAGCGAGGTCTCGCAGACGGTATTGCAGGATATGTTCTGTATGATAATGCTCTGCGACATTTCCGGACTGACGGTCGATTTCGGCGAGTTCGCCGACAAGATGAAGGTCGTCGGCGACGAGACGGGTATGGCGGTGCAGGTAATGCACAGCGACATATTCGATTCCATGCACAGGATCTGA
- a CDS encoding glycoside hydrolase family 27 protein: MFPKTPPMGFNTWNTFADKIDESLIRETADAMVDTGLRDAGYEYLVIDDCWSERQRDPVTGKILPDHVKFPNGMKAVSDYVHSKGLKFGMYSCIGTRTCADFPGSFDHEFLDAETFAEYGADFLKYDTCYKPAAAPSHLLYRRMSLALQATGRDILLSACNWGMDGVHDWIRSTGAGMFRSTGDIHDSYECYKQIFLSQINNFSHNGGGCFNDIDMLTVGMYARGNAGLTGCTDIEYRTEFALWCMFASPLMIGCDVRSMNDFTRELLTNPRMIRINQDPACRPPFIAVHTEKDENNVYVRLLSDNEIAIMFTNLSDEEGIGTWLAFEDIGIPASSGKGLALTDAFTGEEIGVRREYMNERVAPHDCRVFLAKIVDAK, from the coding sequence ATGTTTCCGAAAACCCCGCCCATGGGCTTCAACACCTGGAACACCTTCGCCGACAAGATCGACGAATCGCTGATACGCGAAACCGCCGACGCCATGGTCGATACCGGCCTGCGCGACGCGGGCTACGAATACCTCGTCATAGACGACTGCTGGAGCGAAAGACAGCGCGATCCCGTCACCGGCAAGATACTGCCCGATCACGTCAAGTTCCCGAACGGAATGAAGGCGGTCAGCGACTACGTCCATTCAAAAGGGCTGAAGTTCGGTATGTATTCCTGCATCGGAACGCGCACCTGCGCGGACTTCCCCGGCTCCTTCGACCACGAATTCCTCGACGCCGAGACCTTCGCGGAATACGGCGCGGACTTCCTGAAATACGACACCTGCTACAAGCCGGCCGCCGCGCCCTCCCACCTGCTCTACCGAAGGATGAGCCTGGCGCTGCAGGCAACGGGGCGCGACATACTCCTCTCCGCCTGCAACTGGGGCATGGACGGCGTTCACGACTGGATACGCTCCACCGGCGCGGGAATGTTCCGCTCGACCGGCGACATCCACGACTCCTACGAGTGCTACAAGCAGATATTCTTAAGTCAGATAAACAACTTCTCGCATAACGGCGGCGGCTGCTTCAACGACATCGACATGCTGACCGTCGGGATGTACGCGCGCGGCAACGCCGGACTGACCGGCTGCACGGATATCGAATACCGCACCGAGTTCGCGCTCTGGTGCATGTTCGCCTCGCCGCTTATGATCGGCTGCGACGTACGCAGCATGAACGATTTCACCCGCGAGCTGCTGACGAATCCCCGGATGATACGCATCAACCAGGATCCCGCGTGCCGCCCGCCCTTCATCGCCGTTCACACCGAGAAGGACGAGAACAACGTCTACGTCCGTCTGCTCTCGGATAACGAAATCGCGATAATGTTCACGAATCTCAGCGATGAGGAAGGCATCGGCACATGGCTCGCCTTCGAGGATATCGGTATCCCCGCCTCCTCCGGCAAGGGGCTGGCGCTGACCGACGCCTTCACCGGCGAGGAGATCGGCGTGCGCAGGGAGTATATGAACGAACGCGTCGCCCCGCATGACTGCAGAGTTTTTCTGGCGAAGATAGTCGACGCGAAATAA
- a CDS encoding glycoside hydrolase family 130 protein: MEIKIIGKSIPNIPWQNKPEGYPFPVWRYSENPITQWNPVGRASRIFNSAVIPKDGKFVGVFRADNRAILPQIHFGTSEDGIHWDINPDYIHWKDENGDEFVSAYGYDPRLVEIEGTYYITWCTDFGGGPTIAVAKTNDFKEYTRLDNAFLVPNRNGVLFPRKIGGKFYMLSRPSDYGHTPFGDIYISESPDMIYWGRHRKVMSNKAYGWWQDMKIGAGPIPIETNLGWLTFYHGVCNTCNGYVYSMGVAILDKNEPWKVLYRASDYVLTPEMPYEVSGMVPNVCFPCAALADADTGRIAIYYGAADTYTALAFTTVDEVCRFAIENSKLAPKDDETVK, translated from the coding sequence ATGGAAATCAAGATCATCGGCAAATCCATCCCGAACATCCCCTGGCAAAACAAGCCCGAGGGATACCCCTTCCCCGTGTGGCGCTATTCCGAGAATCCCATCACTCAGTGGAATCCCGTCGGAAGAGCGAGCCGCATCTTCAACAGCGCCGTTATCCCGAAGGACGGCAAGTTCGTCGGCGTTTTCCGCGCCGACAACCGCGCCATCCTCCCGCAGATACATTTCGGCACCTCCGAGGACGGTATCCATTGGGACATCAACCCCGACTACATACACTGGAAGGATGAAAACGGCGATGAGTTCGTTTCCGCCTACGGCTACGATCCGCGCCTTGTTGAAATCGAGGGAACCTATTACATAACCTGGTGCACCGACTTCGGCGGCGGCCCGACCATCGCGGTCGCGAAGACGAACGACTTCAAGGAATACACCCGCCTCGACAACGCCTTCCTCGTGCCGAACCGCAACGGCGTGCTCTTCCCGAGGAAAATCGGCGGCAAGTTCTATATGCTCTCCCGCCCGAGCGACTACGGTCACACCCCCTTCGGCGATATCTATATCAGCGAAAGCCCCGATATGATATATTGGGGCAGACACCGCAAGGTGATGAGCAACAAGGCGTACGGCTGGTGGCAGGATATGAAGATAGGCGCCGGCCCGATACCGATAGAGACCAACCTCGGCTGGCTGACCTTCTATCACGGCGTATGCAACACCTGCAACGGCTACGTTTATTCAATGGGCGTCGCCATACTTGACAAGAACGAGCCGTGGAAGGTGCTTTACAGAGCGTCCGACTACGTTCTCACGCCCGAAATGCCCTATGAAGTCAGCGGTATGGTGCCGAACGTCTGCTTCCCCTGCGCCGCGCTCGCGGACGCCGACACCGGCAGGATTGCGATCTACTACGGCGCGGCGGATACCTACACCGCCCTCGCCTTCACCACCGTCGACGAGGTCTGCCGCTTCGCTATCGAAAACAGCAAGCTCGCGCCGAAAGACGACGAGACCGTGAAATAA
- a CDS encoding glycoside hydrolase family 16 protein, whose product MKYTNLVFEDDFNGSDLDPQVWAKEVGMLRKGEPQYFTNRRENCFVENGCLVIRTLRENYEGAEYTSASVITGPRKAWLYGRIEMRAKLPRSRALWPAFWTLGANFFDGVDWPLCGEIDIMEMTGGAGVRDCETLSTVHWESYEKRGHDQYGGREKSYVNDRPLCEDFHVYAVEWDAEGMTFFFDEHELYRMEITPDMQGAFNKPHFIILNTSLENWGPDSCPNEETELPQDYIIDYVRVYQ is encoded by the coding sequence ATGAAATATACAAACCTCGTTTTTGAAGACGACTTCAACGGCTCCGATCTCGATCCGCAGGTCTGGGCGAAGGAGGTCGGCATGCTCCGCAAGGGCGAGCCGCAGTACTTCACCAACCGCCGCGAAAACTGCTTCGTCGAGAACGGCTGTCTCGTGATACGCACCCTGCGCGAAAACTACGAGGGCGCGGAATACACCTCCGCGAGCGTCATCACCGGCCCGCGCAAGGCGTGGCTCTACGGCCGCATTGAAATGCGTGCTAAACTCCCGCGCAGCCGCGCGCTCTGGCCTGCTTTCTGGACTCTCGGCGCCAACTTCTTCGATGGCGTCGACTGGCCGCTCTGCGGCGAGATCGACATTATGGAAATGACCGGCGGAGCCGGCGTCCGCGACTGCGAAACGCTCTCCACGGTGCACTGGGAATCCTATGAGAAGCGCGGTCACGACCAGTACGGCGGACGCGAAAAGTCCTACGTCAACGACCGCCCGCTCTGCGAAGACTTCCACGTCTACGCGGTCGAATGGGACGCCGAGGGCATGACCTTCTTCTTTGACGAGCACGAGCTCTACAGAATGGAGATAACGCCGGATATGCAGGGAGCCTTCAACAAGCCTCACTTCATCATTCTCAACACTTCGCTCGAGAACTGGGGTCCGGACTCCTGCCCGAACGAAGAGACCGAGCTGCCTCAGGACTATATTATCGACTACGTGCGGGTATATCAGTAA
- a CDS encoding GH92 family glycosyl hydrolase: MKSNGYLRYVNTRMGSRNEPRFSNGNTLPFAQRPFGMAGFVLQTGSLIRRCEYFYDPDAYAFEGFRLSHQPSPWIGDHAALLIQPQAGQSRHSEYDHWAGFDKRRAILDPDYISLYVARWRINAELTPTERGCVMRFRFDHPDKQPKLAFFCTRSEASFTIDPEKRRVYGWTNDCPNWQVFDENRSYKEYFVAELDCDIDAENCDRFDPAAKDGDGDYVKALHSEGERCNLFAALKSRDVRLRMGISFISLEQAELNMERETSFDFDAVRAEANEAWEKKLSSLEAECATEEEMKTFYSCLYRVMCYPHKCYEIDAGGNEVHYCPFDATVRPGKRYTDSGFWDTFRTVFPLLSIILPDDYAEIVEGFVTDYVDHGWLPRWTAMGESGAMPSTMIDSVIADGAVKGILKGKLLETAFEGMLKNASVVSPDRHFGRNAVGEYMQYGYVPHGAEYDVVNLTLDFAYCDFCVAQVAHILGKYDIENEYRARANNYKNIFDPGTGLMRCKKTDGEFTEDFNQHQWFYGYTEGTSWQNSFFVPHDTEGFAALHGGKDALIKKMDELFALPPIYDDPGYETHEMSEMSVSDLGQCAISNQPSHHIPFIFAACGAPEKTAYWVGKICDEYFDSGVEGYPGDEDNGSMSSWYIFGMMGFYPYCPGKPEYLHFGSRLKSLKINGKPYDDKAHGPTVSHFDL; this comes from the coding sequence ATGAAGTCTAACGGTTATCTGCGATACGTCAACACGCGCATGGGCTCGCGCAACGAGCCGCGCTTTTCAAACGGGAACACGCTCCCCTTCGCGCAGCGCCCCTTCGGCATGGCGGGCTTCGTGCTCCAGACCGGCTCGCTGATAAGACGCTGCGAGTATTTCTACGACCCTGACGCGTACGCCTTCGAGGGCTTCCGCCTCTCGCACCAGCCGAGCCCGTGGATCGGCGACCACGCCGCGCTGCTCATTCAGCCGCAGGCGGGACAAAGCCGCCATTCCGAATACGATCACTGGGCGGGTTTCGACAAGCGCAGGGCGATACTCGACCCGGACTACATCTCCCTCTACGTCGCCCGCTGGCGCATAAACGCCGAGCTGACGCCGACGGAGCGCGGCTGCGTCATGCGTTTCCGCTTCGACCACCCCGACAAGCAGCCGAAGCTCGCGTTCTTCTGCACGCGCAGCGAGGCGTCCTTCACCATCGACCCCGAGAAGCGCCGCGTCTACGGCTGGACAAACGACTGCCCGAACTGGCAGGTCTTCGACGAAAACCGCAGCTATAAAGAATACTTCGTCGCGGAGCTCGACTGCGATATCGACGCCGAAAACTGCGACCGCTTCGACCCCGCCGCGAAGGACGGCGATGGCGACTACGTCAAGGCGCTTCACAGCGAAGGCGAACGCTGCAACCTCTTCGCCGCGCTGAAATCGCGCGACGTACGCCTGCGCATGGGAATATCCTTCATCAGTCTCGAGCAGGCTGAACTTAATATGGAGCGCGAGACCTCCTTCGACTTCGACGCCGTGCGCGCCGAGGCGAACGAAGCGTGGGAAAAGAAGCTCTCCTCCCTCGAAGCAGAGTGCGCGACCGAGGAGGAGATGAAGACCTTCTATTCCTGCCTCTACCGCGTTATGTGCTATCCGCACAAGTGCTACGAGATCGACGCGGGCGGAAACGAGGTGCATTACTGCCCGTTTGACGCTACGGTCAGACCCGGCAAGCGCTACACCGACAGCGGCTTCTGGGACACCTTCCGCACCGTCTTTCCGCTGCTTTCGATAATACTTCCCGACGACTACGCCGAGATAGTCGAGGGCTTCGTGACCGACTACGTCGACCACGGCTGGCTCCCACGCTGGACCGCGATGGGCGAATCCGGCGCGATGCCGAGCACTATGATCGACTCCGTCATCGCCGACGGCGCGGTCAAAGGCATTCTCAAGGGCAAGTTGCTCGAAACCGCCTTCGAGGGTATGCTGAAAAACGCCTCCGTCGTTTCGCCCGACCGCCACTTCGGCAGGAACGCCGTCGGCGAGTATATGCAGTACGGCTACGTTCCGCACGGCGCGGAATACGACGTCGTCAATCTGACGCTCGACTTCGCCTACTGCGACTTCTGCGTCGCGCAGGTCGCGCACATACTCGGCAAATACGATATCGAGAACGAATACCGCGCCCGCGCGAACAATTACAAGAACATCTTCGACCCCGGCACGGGACTGATGCGCTGCAAAAAGACGGACGGCGAATTCACCGAGGATTTCAATCAGCATCAGTGGTTCTACGGCTACACCGAGGGCACGAGCTGGCAGAACTCCTTCTTCGTGCCGCACGACACCGAGGGCTTCGCGGCGCTCCACGGAGGGAAGGACGCGCTGATAAAGAAAATGGACGAGCTTTTCGCCCTGCCCCCGATCTATGACGATCCCGGCTACGAAACGCACGAAATGAGCGAAATGAGCGTTTCCGATCTCGGTCAGTGCGCGATCTCCAACCAGCCGAGCCATCACATCCCCTTCATCTTCGCCGCCTGCGGCGCGCCGGAGAAGACGGCGTACTGGGTGGGAAAGATCTGCGACGAATACTTCGACAGCGGCGTCGAGGGCTACCCCGGCGACGAGGATAACGGCAGTATGTCGAGCTGGTATATATTCGGCATGATGGGCTTCTACCCCTACTGCCCCGGCAAGCCGGAATACCTGCACTTCGGCAGCAGACTCAAGAGTTTGAAAATCAACGGCAAGCCCTACGACGACAAGGCGCACGGCCCGACCGTGTCGCACTTCGATCTGTAA
- a CDS encoding PFL family protein, translated as MLNTHDILETIRMIRDEHLDIRTVTMGISLLDCADPDIDKACDKIRAKIVRYAGELVPTCEKLQKELGIPIINKRISVTPIAMLAAACQSSDPVKFAKALDAAAKDCGVNFIGGYSALVHKGFSAGDYALIESIPRALAETDLVCSSVNVGSSKSGINMDAVAMMGRVVKQTAEATADRDCIGCAKLVVFCNAPEDNPFMAGAFHGPGEPDCVINVGVSGPGVVRAALAEADPGMDLAGVAELIKRTAFKITRMGQLVAKRVSDELCVPFGIVDLSLAPTPAVGDSVARILEEMGLEACGACGTTAALALLNDAVKKGGVMASSHVGGLSGAFIPVTEDEGMVAAVKAGALSIEKLEAMTAVCSVGLDMINVPGDTPPEVISAIIADEAAIGMVNTKTTAVRVIPAIGKKAGEELSFGGLLGGGPIMKVNGYSPRAFIARGGRIPAPLHSLKN; from the coding sequence ATGCTCAACACTCACGATATACTCGAAACGATACGAATGATACGCGACGAGCACCTCGATATCCGCACCGTGACGATGGGGATATCGCTGCTCGACTGCGCGGATCCGGATATCGACAAGGCGTGCGATAAGATCCGCGCCAAGATCGTGCGCTATGCCGGAGAGCTCGTTCCTACCTGCGAGAAGCTGCAGAAGGAGCTCGGCATTCCGATCATCAACAAGCGCATTTCGGTAACGCCGATAGCGATGCTCGCGGCGGCGTGCCAGAGCTCCGACCCCGTGAAGTTCGCCAAGGCGCTCGACGCGGCGGCGAAGGACTGCGGAGTCAACTTCATCGGCGGCTATTCCGCGCTTGTGCACAAGGGCTTCTCCGCCGGCGACTACGCGCTGATCGAGAGCATCCCGCGCGCGCTCGCGGAGACCGACCTCGTCTGCTCATCCGTCAACGTCGGCTCGTCGAAATCCGGCATAAACATGGACGCCGTCGCGATGATGGGCAGGGTCGTAAAGCAGACCGCTGAGGCGACCGCCGACCGCGACTGCATCGGCTGCGCTAAGCTCGTCGTCTTCTGCAACGCGCCCGAGGACAACCCCTTTATGGCGGGAGCGTTCCACGGGCCCGGCGAGCCGGACTGCGTGATAAACGTCGGCGTTTCCGGCCCCGGCGTCGTGCGCGCCGCGCTCGCGGAGGCGGATCCCGGCATGGACCTCGCCGGAGTCGCGGAGCTGATAAAGCGCACCGCGTTCAAGATAACCCGCATGGGCCAGCTCGTCGCGAAGCGCGTTTCGGACGAGCTCTGCGTGCCGTTCGGCATAGTCGACCTTTCGCTCGCGCCGACTCCCGCTGTGGGCGACTCCGTCGCGCGCATACTTGAGGAGATGGGGCTTGAGGCCTGCGGCGCCTGCGGCACCACCGCCGCGCTCGCGCTGCTGAACGACGCCGTCAAAAAGGGCGGCGTGATGGCTTCCTCACACGTCGGCGGACTTTCCGGCGCCTTCATTCCCGTAACGGAGGACGAGGGCATGGTCGCCGCCGTCAAGGCGGGCGCGCTCTCCATCGAGAAGCTCGAAGCCATGACCGCCGTCTGCTCCGTCGGCCTCGATATGATAAACGTTCCCGGCGATACGCCGCCGGAGGTCATTTCCGCGATAATCGCGGACGAAGCCGCCATCGGCATGGTCAATACCAAGACGACCGCCGTCCGCGTGATCCCCGCGATAGGGAAGAAGGCGGGCGAGGAGCTCTCCTTCGGCGGACTGCTCGGCGGCGGGCCGATAATGAAGGTCAACGGGTATTCCCCCCGCGCCTTCATCGCCAGAGGCGGACGCATTCCCGCGCCGCTTCACAGCCTTAAAAACTGA